In one Euleptes europaea isolate rEulEur1 chromosome 12, rEulEur1.hap1, whole genome shotgun sequence genomic region, the following are encoded:
- the KCTD21 gene encoding BTB/POZ domain-containing protein KCTD21, giving the protein MSEPITLNVGGKLYTTSLSTLTSFPDSMLGAMFSGKMPTKRDSHGNCFIDRDGKVFRYILNFLRTSHLDLPEDFQEMGLLRREADFYQVQPLIEALQEKEVELSKAEKNAMLNITLDQRTQTVHFTVREAPQIYSLSSSNMEVFSAHIFSTSSLFLKLLGSKLYYCFNGNLSSISSDLEDPYHITLDWVASVEGLPEEEYNRQNLKRLWVLPGKKQINTFQVFVEEVLKIAMSDGFCVDSSHPHASDFMNNKIIRLIRYK; this is encoded by the coding sequence ATGTCAGAGCCCATAACGCTCAACGTTGGTGGGAAGCTGTACACCACTTCGCTGTCCACCTTGACCAGTTTTCCTGACTCCATGCTGGGCGCCATGTTCAGCGGCAAAATGCCGACCAAGAGAGACAGCCACGGTAACTGCTTCATCGACAGAGATGGAAAGGTTTTTCGCTACATCCTCAACTTCCTGAGGACTTCTCACCTGGACCTTCCTGAGGACTTCCAAGAAATGGGCCTCCTTCGACGGGAAGCCGATTTTTACCAGGTCCAGCCATTGATCGAGGCTTTGCAGGAGAAAGAGGTGGAGCTCTCGAAAGCGGAGAAAAACGCCATGCTCAACATCACCTTGGATCAGAGGACTCAGACGGTTCACTTCACGGTCCGGGAAGCTCCCCAGATCTACAGCCTGTCCTCCTCCAACATGGAAGTGTTCAGCGCCCACATCTTTAGCACCTCCAGCTTGTTCTTGAAGCTCCTGGGCTCCAAACTGTACTACTGCTTCAACGGCAACCTCTCGTCCATATCGAGTGACTTAGAGGATCCTTACCACATCACCTTGGACTGGGTTGCGAGCGTAGAAGGCCTGCCGGAGGAGGAGTACAACAGGCAGAACTTAAAGAGGCTGTGGGTCCTGCCGGGGAAGAAGCAGATTAACACTTTCCAGGTGTTTGTGGAGGAGGTCTTGAAAATCGCCATGAGCGACGGCTTTTGCGTCGATTCCTCTCACCCGCATGCCTCGGATTTCATGAATAATAAGATCATCCGACTCATTCGGTACAAGTAG
- the USP35 gene encoding ubiquitin carboxyl-terminal hydrolase 35 encodes MDKILEAILNSSYPDHMKQGLVRRVIEASKQPMDSEQCWSMLELSTKLFLVGDTKFKRSVGKELLEVCGYYHQEAFEEFFNVHFLLSLLQEGYGSLGKRSLYVLDYIQLGLPFVLDRPSANDIFSLLRVEVLRKICERPGLKQCVKISKLLTQYPQCIPTGKRQALFCQQLIRCIGYFRTVSGREEAIVDFLDHVIKVSSLLQKIWKAQMSSILPSLKELFTIISSVEEQEPPSIALASVVQYVPLELMDGILRNLTNDDSISDVQMMMAIDRMIEWVSWPLGKNIDKWIIALLKSLAAVKKFSILIEVTLSKIEKVFSKLLYPILREGALTILRYMLLSFQHSHEAFHLLLPHIPRVVSSLIREDSNSATSCLEQLAELIHCMFFRFSGFPDLYEPVVEAIKALPIPNEDRIKHLLGQNAWTSQKNELASFYPRLASKSETGKIGLINLGNTCYMNSILQALFMASDFRRSVLNLAENNSQPLMAKLQWLFAFLEHSQRPAISPENFLLASWPPWFTRGAQQDCSEYLKYLLDRLHEEERTGRRIYQKLKESTWLSQADQRRSTNKTLVERMFGGKIMTKIRCLKCLKVSSREEPFTDLSLAFPPTDKYVPIPNGTSVLPVEEMGPQTVQPSVEAPTRVINLPRRPGKHHASGENPSKVLPVETLKPEGQETSFPFRSERDAVGVKPDEDSVLALWEQGCGAGASRSVPDLINYFLSPETLTAENRYHCENCASLQDAEKLAELTEGPHYLILTLLRFSFDLRAMRRKKILDNVSVPLVLKLPVLTSAQELSDPSPARSAGPAASCDGFASVVYDLCSVVVHSGVSSESGHYYCYARECEDLTAGSEPLDASWKVPSEKPLDVAIQWYLFNDTRVSFSSFESVSNVTSFFPKDTAYLLFYRQRITKPKNLGQETAAEASWVNGDLSSPNKDLMEAIAKDNILYLQEQEKEARSRTAYISALPKSPLWWKDFEGDDDDSSGGCGHAAGGGGSSSFHGLVF; translated from the exons ATGGACAAGATCCTGGAAGCCATCTTGAATTCTTCGTACCCTGACCACATGAAGCAAGGGTTGGTGCGGCGGGTCATCGAGGCATCGAAGCAGCCCATGGACAGCGAGCAGTGTTGGTCGATGCTCGAACTGTCCACCAAGCTCTTCCTCGTGGGGGACACCAAGTTCAAGCGGTCGGTCGGCAAAGAGCTCCTGGAAGTTTGTGGCTACTACCACCAAGAGGCGTTTGAGGAGTTCTTCAACGTCCATTTCCTCTTAAGCCTCCTCCAGGAGGGCTACGGGTCCTTGGGGAAAAGGAGCCTGTACGTGCTGGACTACATCCAGCTCGGCTTGCCATTTGTTTTGGACAGGCCGTCTGCCAACGACATTTTCAGCCTGCTGAGGGTGGAGGTTCTCCGGAAAATCTGCGAGAGGCCGGGGCTGAAGCAGTGCGTGAAAATCAGCAAGCTCTTGACCCAGTACCCGCAATGTATTCCCACTGGCAAACGCCAAGCCCTCTTCTGCCAGCAGCTTATCCGGTGCATCGGGTATTTCCGCACCGTCTCGGGGAGAGAAGAGGCCATTGTGGACTTCCTCGACCACGTGATCAAGGTCAGCAGCTTGCTGCAGAAGATCTGGAAGGCGCAGATGTCTTCCATTCTCCCGTCCTTGAAGGAACTCTTCACGATCATTTCTTCAGTGG AAGAGCAGGAGCCGCCCTCGATCGCCTTGGCCAGCGTGGTCCAGTATGTCCCGCTGGAACTCATGGATGGGATCCTAAGAAACCTCACCAACGACGACAGCATCTCGGATGTACAGATGATGATGGCGATCGACCG GATGATTGAATGGGTCTCTTGGCCCCTGGGGAAGAACATAGACAAATGGATCATAGCGTTATTGAAGAGTTTGGCTGCTGTGAAGAAGTTCAGCATCTTGATTGAAGTCACCCTTTCCAAAATTGAGAAG GTCTTTTCTAAGCTGCTGTATCCGATTCTGCGGGAGGGAGCGCTCACGATCCTGCGCTACATGCTGCTCAGCTTCCAGCATTCCCACGAGGCCTTTCACTTG CTCCTCCCTCACATCCCCCGTGTGGTGTCCTCCTTGATCAGGGAAGACTCCAATTCGGCCACCAGCTGCCTGGAACAGCTGGCAGAGCTGATCCACTGTATGTTCTTCCGCTTCTCTGGATTCCCGGATCTCTACGAGCCTGTTGTGGAAGCCATAAAG GCTCTTCCGATTCCGAACGAAGACCGCATTAAGCACCTGCTCGGCCAGAACGCTTGGACCTCGCAGAAGAACGAACTGGCCAGTTTTTATCCCCGCCTGGCTTCCAAATCCGAAACGGGGAAGATCGGGTTGATTAACTTGGGCAACACCTGTTACATGAACAGCATCCTTCAAGCTCTTTTCATGGCCTCTGA CTTCAGGCGTTCGGTGTTGAATTTGGCAGAGAACAACTCTCAGCCTTTGATGGCCAAACTCCAGTGGTTGTTCGCCTTCTTAGAGCACAGCCAG CGGCCTGCCATCTCCCCCGAAAACTTCCTGTTGGCTTCGTGGCCTCCCTGGTTTACCCGCGGGGCGCAGCAAGACTGCTCCGAATACCTCAAGTACCTCCTTGATAG GCTACACGAAGAAGAGAGAACAGGAAGAAGAATATACCAGAAGCTCAAAGAGTCTACGTGGCTATCTCAGGCCGACCAACGGCGCTCCACGAACAAGACTCTAGTTGAAAGAATGTTCGGTGGCAAAATCATGACGAAAATTCGTTGCCTGAAGTGCCTCAAAGTGTCTTCCAGAGAAGAACCCTTCACAGATCTCTCTCTGGCTTTCCCGCCGACAGATAAGTATGTGCCTATCCCCAATGGTACCTCCGTTTTACCTGTAGAAGAAATGGGCCCACAGACAGTTCAGCCTAGTGTAGAAGCTCCCACTCGGGTGATCAATTTGCCAAGGAGGCCGGGGAAGCACCATGCATCTGGCGAAAACCCCTCCAAAGTGTTGCCAGTTGAGACTCTGAAACCAGAAGGGCAAGAGACATCTTTCCCTTTCAGATCTGAGAGGGACGCCGTTGGTGTGAAGCCTGACGAAGACTCAGTACTGGCCTTATGGGAGCAAGGGTGTGGCGCCGGGGCCTCGAGGTCCGTCCCTGACTTGATCAATTATTTCTTATCGCCCGAGACGCTGACGGCAGAGAATCGATATCACTGTGAGAATTGCGCGTCCCTTCAGGACGCAGAAAAGCTGGCGGAACTCACCGAAGGGCCTCACTACCTCATCCTCACCCTGCTGAGGTTCTCCTTTGACCTGAGAGCCATGAGGAGAAAGAAGATCCTTGACAATGTCTCCGTCCCGTTGGTGTTGAAGCTACCGGTCCTCACCTCCGCCCAGGAACTGAGCGACCCTAGTCCAGCAAGGAGCGCTGGGCCTGCCGCTTCCTGCGACGGCTTTGCGTCGGTAGTATACGACCTCTGCAGCGTAGTGGTACATTCCGGAGTCTCCTCAGAGAGCGGCCATTACTACTGTTACGCCAGGGAATGCGAAGACCTCACTGCAGGAAGCGAGCCTCTGGACGCCTCGTGGAAGGTCCCTTCCGAAAAGCCTCTGGACGTCGCGATCCAGTGGTACCTCTTCAATGACACGAGGGTGTCGTTTTCGTCTTTCGAGTCGGTCAGCAATGtgacttccttcttccccaaggaCACTGCCTACCTGCTGTTCTATCGGCAAAGGATAACCAAGCCGAAAAACCTGGGGCAGGAGACTGCCGCTGAGGCCAGTTGGGTTAATGGAGACTTGTCCTCTCCCAATAAAGACCTGATGGAAGCCATTGCTAAGGATAACATCCTATACTTGCAG GAACAGGAGAAAGAAGCCAGGAGCAGAACAGCCTACATTTCAGCCCTACCCAAGTCCCCTCTGTGGTGGAAAGACTTTGAGGGGGACGACGACGACTCCTCAGGGGGGTGCGGGCATGCTGCCGGGGGAGGCGGATCGAGCTCTTTCCACGGACTCGTCTTTTAA